The sequence CACATGctgtatttttcttgtttaaagtTTCATAAACAGTGTTATCTGGCTTTCTATTTCAATTAGTGTGTCATTTTCTTATACTCCCTATATCTTCAGAGCAGGAGCTGTCTTAATCTACATATCTTCTGCTTCTAACATTATACATAGGCAACAACCATTTGCTGCATCTGAGTGGAAAACAcgaatgttaaaattaaaaatgaaaaatttctgcTACCCATAAAAAGCCCCAAATTAGATTTTATTCAAAACAAACAAGGgtcttcactggtggtccagtggttaagacgccatgcttccaatgcaaggggtgcaagttcgatctctggttgggaaactaagatcccacgtgccatgtggtgtggccaaaaacttgaacaagtaaaaagtttaaaaataaatagatagggcttccctggtggcgcagtggttgggagtttgcctgccgatgcaggggacacgggttcgtgccccggtccgggaggatgccacatgccgcggagcggctgggcccgtgagccatggccgctgagcctgcgcgtccggagcctgtgctccgcgacgggagaggccacaacagtgagaggcctgcataccgcaaaaaataaataaatagatagatagataggtagatagataaaaacaaatgagaacaTGTCAAGTTTTGGGAGGTGGTGACAAttgaaaattattacaaaaagtATGACTAACTAAAGTATAACAGGAAATGAGCATGATGGGAAATTATTAATTGGTTTAACAAATTCTATCTGAATGTGCCAGTAATTCTGTAAGATTTTAATAAATGATGATCTACCAACAAGTGTTCAAATGAACATAAACAGAATATCACCCATTAAATCGGTCATGGGTAAGTACTATATTGAGTTTGGGCCTTCATATAGCAAAAGAATGTGAACACTTTAGGCAGAATTCAAAAATAAGTAAACCAGAAATTTCTGTTGTGGAGAGATGGTACTGAAGACACTGCTGAAATGATCCACAACTGGCTTTACCGGTTCTAAGCATAGTCTCTAGGATACCAGTGATTCTCTAGAGCGGAGCTGAGCTTCCAGGGCGTGTGGATCTAGGGAGGGCAAGAGGATTTGTAAAGGCATTTTCACAATCACGTTGAGGTATGTTGTTAATCacaagaagtatttttaaattaggaaaagaaataatattattttgaaactcGTTTGGCACTAGGTTAAACAAGTTCAAAGCACCAATTTCACAGGATCTTGAATGGTAACGGGCATGTAGTTCAAGTGGACTAAAAGATGTTCAAGAGTCTGAGCAGATTCTCATTCCAAGTACTGCACTGTTTGGAGGTGCAAAGTGTAACTGAGCAACCCTTCACATAATCACCAGTTAAAAGGTGAAAATCCCCTGGTGGTGGGCTCAGCAACTTCCTGATAAAAGAATGGAGAGGATTAGTTAGGGTAACAGTGCAGGAGTGATtccagtaattatttttttcaatgttttctgATAACAGAATaaagtgaaaatgagaaaatacattacacagaagaggcaaggaaatctTCAAATATGTGAATGCATCTAAGCTCAGGCATTCTTTTGCATATACCAAGTGCAAAAGAAAACCTTCAACAGCAGCTGTTTTTTATAAGGCAACAGACATTTCACAACAGCTCCACAATAATTATATTCCAGATTTGGTGTGCAGGGAAAGCACACATTCAAGTATCCTATTCATGTCTGTCAAATCAATTCATTTACTGAGGCTAAGAAAGGAAAGCTGGGCTAAGAGAGCCCAACTGGAGACTCCAGATTTCGGCAGACTCTCAAGGTCACGATCCTTTTAGGCCCTCCTCCACCTGCTCTGCTCATTACCCCACTGTTTCGCATCAGGGAGCCAAAGGGAGCCTGGCCAGGCCCCAGCTCCAGTccagactctgccacttactgggcAACCTTGGAAAGTCATCTGgcccctctgaacctcagtttcctccactgTAAAATAGGGATCATACCcacttgtgaggattaaacaaaaaGAGGGGGCCAGGAACTCAGGAATAAGTTCAACAAATGcggccattttcacaatattcctgCGAAGCTTCCTTGGATCCAAATGGTTGTTCGGGCTCCTTGGAACCAATGACTTCCTCCCGATCTCGCTCCCACTTAATCTTTTTGGATGAGAAAGGGaaggggatggagaggagaggTGACCAAAGCTGAGGGCAGAAGAAGCCCACGGGGGGAGCGGGGCGGGCGGAGGAGAGGAGGGTCCAGGGTGGAACCTCtcgggtgggggggtggggcgggggtctGGCCTGTGGTGTCGTCGAGAGTCGGGGGCCCGGGGCCGAGGGTGAGGCGCAGCCCCCTGGGGCTGTTGTCCGAGGGCCGGGGGTCCAGGGCCGAGGGCGAGGCGCAGGCCCCTGGGGCTGTTGTCCGAGGGCCGGGGGTCCGGGTCACAGGGCGAGGGTCAGACTAGCGTGGGTGGCGAGCAGCGGCTCCCTGCCACCTCCAACCCGCCCTGGGAGGAGTCTGAGGGTcgcctcccaccccatcccccgtCCCCGGGGTGGACGGCGAGGGTCGAGCCCGAGTCCAGGCCGCGAGGCCACCCTCACGTCCCCTCAGGCGGGAGGAGGCCCGGACGACCGCGGCAGGCGGGGGCGTTCTGGGTCCCAAAGTTACCGGAGCCGTTGGGGCCAATGATGCAGGTGAACCTCCTGAAGGGGCCTATGACCTGGAGGCCCCGCCACGACTTGAAGTTCTCCACAAACAACAGCTCCAAACGGCCCATGGCTGCGCCCTCCGCGCCTCAGCCGCGTCCTCACACGCCAGCCGGGAAAGCGCGGGAAGGGCCTCGCTCGCGTCTCGCGAGAGGAAAGCGAGAACACGGGCGAGCTCTGCGCTGTTTCTTAGCAACCGGAGCTGTTTATATTTCGGAGGAAACTGGGTCTCCTCGCCTCTGGCAGGGTGGGAGAAGGCCGGACTGAGAGCCTCTGGAGCAGGCTCGGATCCCACCAGCCCAACCTCCTAGGGAGCCAGCCTCGCTTGGCTTGAGCTTGTTTTgtatttgttgtcttttcttttaatcTCGCATGTTTTAAAAACCTCTTAGAATTTCTTGGCGATTCGCAGTCATGGAGGTAGCGCAGCCCAAGGACCTGGAGGAGGACTTCGGCCTAGCCAAAAGGAGATATGCGGAGCTGCGCAGGCAGAAACGGATCTTCAATGCCAGGAACAGGATCATTGGGGTGAGACCCTCCGGCCTGGAAGGGAAAGGGCCCAGGAGGGAATGTGGAGGAGCGGCTGGGGGCGAGCGAGGCGGGCGGCAGGAAACACGAGGTGATGAACCCTTGGAATGAAACTTTTGATCCAGGCACAGCTGCAGACGGCTCCAGGCTTTGCCGGGAAGATGTGTTCCATGTATTGACTTTGCTGAGGATGGGAGAGACCTTAACAGACCAAATAATGCCCCCTGTCCCTTGCCAGACAGGCAAATTGAGTCCTGCAGCGGGGAGAGAGCTTGCCTGGAGTTAATGGCCAAAGACTGGAACGTGATTCTCCTCTCTCTGAGCCGGATTTTCTACATTGCCAGGAATTCCCTCCAGTCCGTTGATTTGACAAATGCCAGTGGAGTTCCTATTTTGTGGCAAGCCTGAGCTGGGCCCAGGAGATGAGGAGCAAGGCAATACTTGACCATGCGGAGTTCATAGCCCAGAGTGGAGGAGGCAGGCATTAAAATGGTCACATTATAATGCAGTGGAGTCAGTGCTGTGCGGGAGGCGAGCAAAGGCTGCCAGGGAGCACCaactggggctgggagaggaaatcagagAGGACTCCCCTGAGGAGGTGATGCCTAAGCAGTGTTCTGAGGATGAGGATCTGTTGGctgagaaggggagaaggaagctCCAGGGAAATTTAAGACAGGCTGAAGAACCAGCTATAAGCAAAAGCATCCGGGTATGACAAGATTTGGCTTACAGTAGGATTGTTATCAACTGAATCAAATTATCTGGCTCTAAttccctttgttttcctttcccaggGAGACAAAGAAGCCTGGGACGTTCAGGTTTATGACCAGAAGATaaaagaagcaactgaaaaagcTGTACAGGAAACCTTTGGTGAGCATTCCCTGAATGGCCATCTAGCGGTTCAGGGCTGTGTGCCTTTAGACCCCAGTTCACATTATTTCCTCACATATGTAAAAACTTGCAATTTTCATGCTCTTCCTCCTTTTAAAACTTCACAATTTCTTGAGCTCAGTTAACTTAATGCACTGATGCTTCctcacttaaaagaaaaacaggggcttcccttgtggcgcagtggttgagagtccgcctgccaatacaggggacatgggttcgtgccccggtccgggaaaatcccacatgccgcggagcggctgggcccgtgagctgtggccgccgagcctgcgcgtccagagcctgtgctccgcaacgggagaggccacaacagtgagaggcccgcgtaccacaaaaaaaaaaaaaaaaaaaaaaaaaaagaaaagaaaaacagctgttGAATTCTATGTGAGCTGTAGGAAATATATTGTGAGgataaatgtatgtttttctctgttttcttaaaaaactggGTATGAAAaactttaaacacacacattttctgCCAAAATGTTCAAGACCTTCTACCGGGGACAGCTGTTTACAGTAGACAACACATACTCCTGAGCTCATACCCCTGAGCTGACTCAGAACTAGATATGGTTCAAATAATAGTGTTCTGGCTCTTAGATCAAATACTCAAATAGTATTCCTTTTCCCCCATCATGTCTAGCAATTTCTTTTAAAGCACTGTaaggatttttttaatagaaaaaagcaGGGTACAAAATTGTATATACAGTGGGTTATCAATTaagtttaaatacatatataaatatatatgttttaaaatacataaaaatatgcttagaaaaagacagaaaggaaacatACCAAAATGTCAGCAGTGATAAAGTTGGAGTGATGGCATGATGAGTGAAATTGATTTTCTTCTCTATActgtttcatattttctaaaCCTTGTACCTTTTAAAATTCTAGCTTAAAGTAATTCaaacctgtgataaaccataatgggaaagaatatgaaaaagaatatatgtatgtataactgaatcactttgctgtacagcaggcactaacacaacattgcaagtcaactgcacttcaataaatttttttttttttttttttttgcggtacgcgggcctctcactgtgtggcctctcccgtggcggagcacaggctccggatgcacaggctcagcggccatggctcaggggcctagccgctccgcggcgtgtgggatcttcccggaccggggcacaaacccgtgtcccctgcatcgtcaggcggactctcaaccactgcaccaccagggaagcccaataaattttttttgttaagtaATTCAAACGTACAAAAACGACGTGACAGGCATATACATACCCACCACCAGACTAGATATGCACATTTTGCCAAACTGGCTTTAGATATCTTAAGaatgctttttgaaaattaaatattatacagACATAGCTAAAGCTCTCCCCCACCTTAccattttcctctccttcccttctcagAGGTGTGATCATTCCCATGCATGTTTTTGTACTTGTACTATTAGGTATGTACATCCATGACAATataaaatttgtgtgtgtgttttaaaattttacataaatgatgTTATATTGAATGTATCCTtttgcaacattttaaaaattcaacaatcTATTTTTGGAATTTATAGGTGATCTACATAcagaatattcattttaattgctTTATGATATTTTGTCATATGAATTTtaaccacaatttctttattccTCTACTGGTGGCTGATTtcgattttttccagttttttaaaataattgcaaacAATGTAAATGACTGTCCTGCATTGCATTATGTCCCAGTGTTCATGTCCCTGGTgtacctagaaatggaattgataGGTCATAGTATACGCATGTTTTCAGTTTTACGGGATGTAGgcaaattgctttccaaagttATAAAATTGTACCAAGTTACACTCCCACGAGCAGTAAACGAGAAATCTTTGTTTCCCCACATCCTTACTAATACCTGCTATTATTTGCATTTGAAATGTTTCTCCAATTCATTGGATGTTTCCCATCTTGTAAGGTTGATGATCTTTTCACAAGTTTATTGATCATTCAGGTTTCTTTATATTGAtttgccttttcctcttcttggcCCCCTTTTTGGTTAGgctgtttattgtttttaagttGATTTGTAGGTGCTTTGTAAATATTCAGAATACTAATCCTTTAATGGTTGTGTTAACTTTTTGGAAGGTTGGATTACTTTTAGAATcactaaaaatcattttttaagtggatttgatcttggagaggcagcagtgagtggTGGCGTGAAGCGAGATCTtgattccctgcccaggaatcgaacctggggAGCCTGGATGAAACCCAGGAATCCTAGTCACCACACCCCCTGGCTCTGGCCTccagtgaaaaatgcatttctcacggaggcaaaactgtaaaaacaggtacaaagctaattattagagacacagcacgaCAACAaatgggagagcacacagagaaaccgTTTGCTTAGTTAAGACAGAAGCAGGGCAGAGATGCACACggggagagaaagggtgtgggcatcCCCCGTAATGAAGAGGAGCCCAGTAAAGACGTGGTGGAGTCATTCATACAGGGCAGTTCTTCCGGGTCtctgtttacctttggccaatcatctgGTTTCTTTCTCCACACGtgacctgccctaggaccctccccAGCGTGCATGCGcaacttttttccaagatggGTTACAGTCCACAGAGCTGTGGAACGGCCTTAGCATCACCCATTATGGGatggtgccccctcctttttgacgcccaaggagccttcctgcaCACGTGCaatgtctcccttgccccaaggatgggaaatatgtGACCTCTTGATCCTTTACCCAAACAAGGGTTAGCCCCTCTCTGACCTGCCATGACTGTTATCTTCAGGCATCCTCAGGAGACAAAGCCTGGCTATTTACCTTGCTTCTGTTGTTGCTTCCATTTCAGAGAGCAAACAGGAGGCTGATTTTAAATGTAACCTGGAGCCCACCTATGTCCTAATGCAAACAGGAGACGAGTAGTCAGTGTCTGGCCCGAAGCCCACTTTTTCCTGCTCCATGAAATGTACACGGGAGGCCAGTTGTAAATGCCTAgcttggggcccatctatctcctgcctcagattCAAATTTATGTCTTTCCTCTGAATCTTAAGCTGATGGATATGCTGTATTTCTTCTAGCTGCTGAAATGAGGCAAAATGACAAGATCGCATGCATATCAGAAGACCGGGAAAGGAGAGATAGGAAAAATCTCTGTAAAGCTATCAATGATTTCCAACAGAGCTTTCAGAAGCCAGAAACTCACCGTGAACTTGACCTCTCTGACCCCCTAGCCCTTAAGAAAGATCTTCCAGCCCAGCAGTCAGATAATGATGCTCGGAATACAATATCAGGAATGCAGAAATTCATGGGAGAGGATTTCAACTTCTATCAGAGGAAGAAATTCCAAGAGGAACAAAACAGGGAATGGTCCTTGCAACAGCAAAGGGAATGGAAGATTGCCCGCGCCAACCAAAAATGCGCAGGTAatggaacaaaaaagacaaatgggTCTCAATACTTTCTTCAACAAATCAATCccccaccacttttttttttcttgtttcattttgtcttttaagtCTCACTAATATGCTACTTTGGCCACGTGGCCGAAGAAAGAGACATGAGAACCCAGGTTCCAGGATTTAAACGTCTTCAGCCACGCACCCGTTACGCAAGAAACACCTTCTGAGCTCGTGCTCTGTCCGGGCCCCAGTGGGATGCTGGAGTTCAGGGTAACTCAGCATCGGTCCCGGCCCTCAGTGTGTGGGCAAGACATAGGTCCAGCCTATATCAGTTCGTGTCCAGTAAGAAACTCGGATCATTCCCTGAACCTGACCGTCCACCTCCATCAATGGGAGCTCTGTTCCTCTAGTTGCCCAGGCCCAAACCCAAGTCATCTtgactccttcctttccctcaaaTGCCACACGCAGTCCAGCAGCAAGTCATCCCAAATTCCAACCACCTTCACCATGTCCTCCACTACCACTCTGGACTAAGCAGCCAGCATCTCCCAACTGGATCATTGCAATAAcctctaactggtctccctgcttctgcccttgTCTCTCTAGTCTTTTCTCAACccagcagccagaatgatccCGTTAAAAGTTAAGCTGGATCCTTTGCTCAAAACCAatagtttctcatttttctcaataAAAACCAAATTTATTTCAAGGACCAACAAGTCTGACCTTACCTCCTGCTATGCTGCCCTCTAAACCCCTCTCCCCTGGTTCCACGGCAGACATTACCAATCCATAGCAGACATTACCAGGCCACAGTGGTGATTGCTAACACTGCCAGGCACCCACCTAAGAGCTTTACTTGAATTGACGCATGTCAATCTCCCACAGCCTTCCGATGCACCCCCTTTCTTTGGATGGGGCCGTGATGAGAAACAGATACTCCGCAGGGTGCTCTGCACATCTCGGGAGGATCTCCGGGCAGGCACGCAGGGTTTGATTGCGTTTTGCTTCCTTTCAGAGGATCTCTACCTGAAGACAAGGCTGCAGCTTGACGAAACAGCCAAGCATTTACAGAATCTGGAAAGCACCACCAGAAAGGCGGTTTGTGCAGCTGTGAAAGAATTCAACAAGAACCAGGTGTATACCGCAGGCTCTGTCTGGAGGGGAAGACACACACAGCCACCTCCCCGGTGTGCCCCAGCCTCCCTGACTCACCAATGATAGCAATTCTTTTCAATCCCTGCGACAATCAGCTGCTCTTATTAGTCACTGTGTTCCACAACCCTTTCAGAGGGGCATGATTAACCCAATTTAATTGATAAAGAAACGGGCTCATTCGTATCCTATCCTcgtctcccccccaaaaaaaaacaaaacaacaacaacaacaacaacaacaaaagaaacggGTTCAGAGTGGGGAACTGACTTTCTCTGGGATGCCTAAGTACTAATCTGATTTGCTTTGGCAGATTCAAATACTGGACTTCCAAATACCGCAAGTCCAGTATTCAAATCCCAGCCTGTCCAGCTGCAAAGCGTGGGCTTACGTGACGTAGTTGAGCTGGCCTCCTTGTGAGCACCTGCTGTGGGTGGGCACCTCAAAAAGTGCCCTGTCCATTCATTACTAAAGAGAACTGGTAACACTGACAAATGTCTCTTAATCTGTCTCTTGACTCTACGGAGAAGTAACtgcagcccagagaggggaggtgacttgctccaggtcacacagccagggccCTGTCTCTCCACCCATCATCCTCACGTGAATAGGGATTTGGCCAGGAATTTATTTGTCCTGGGGCTAAGGTTGCCAGACGGTGGGAGCACCTTTTAGAAATCATCACTGCTGTGAATCACTTGGTTGGCTGTTCCTTGTGGCCCGTCGCCGTCCAAGGGTGACCAGGACCACACGGAGGGGTACGCAGCCCTGTCTTGGGGTGGGTGAGGTCAAGCCGAGGGGAGATGGCAGCCTAATAGGGAGGCAGCTCCCAGCTTTGGCAAATCACTGCAAACAAAGACGTGCAGCAGTTATGCACACGACCAACAGGTAGTGATTCCCTGAGCCCCGTCCACTCACCCAGCATCTCCCAGGCAGCTGGGGGTCTGAGGGCCTCCCTACATCCCTGCCTGACGCGTCTACACCTCCCCGCATCCGCGGTGCCCTTCAGCACATTCTTCCTTCAAGGGCCCCAAGTGAGACTTGCCAGCCGGTGCCTCAGTCCCACCGGGGTCACTCAGAGCATCTCCCTTAATATCTTGCCCTGAGCAGGCCTTGAAGTCATCGGCAAagaaaattcaagagaaaaaacaagaccAAGAGGACAACCTGGCCGAGATCTCCAACCTGCTGCGTGGGGACCTGCTCTCGGAGAACCCCCAGCAGGCAGCCAGCTCCTTCGGGCCCCGTCGCGTGGTCCCCGACCGCTGGAAGGGCATGAGCCGGGAGCAGCTGGGGCACATCCGCCTGGTTCAGAAACAGCAAGTCCAGGAGAAGCTGGTgcctgtcctccccaccccccccaccccccgagcccTCAGACGGGGCCCTGCGCCCCCTGCCATCTCTCAAGCATCAGTTAGAGCCACTGTCACGCTTGGCCCTAGAAGCTGCCCTCAAGGAGTCCGTGTTCTAGTGAGAGGAGGACAAGCgcgagggaggggaggaggctggggaaggggctgaGATCGCTGGGCGCGAGGCGGGTCGTCAGGGGACCAATGGCTCTGGAACAAAGGGCTGAAGGTGGGGAGGCAGCCTTGCACGCGTCTGGGCAAAGGACGGTCAGGCGGAGCGAGGAGCAAGGGCAGAGGCCTTGAGGAAGGGTCATCTTGACCTGTTCAGAGAAGGGAGGCGTCTggtggctggagtggagggaggggagagggtccAAGAGGCAGAGGGTTGAGGGCCTGGCAGGCCACTGGGGAAGACTTTGCCTTTTTTGTGACCGAAGTGGGGAGCTCTGGcgggttctgagcagaggagagaCAGGATCTCAGAGTTAACAGGATCCCTCCCGCCGCTGTGTCGAGGGTGGACTTAGGGGGATAAGGCGGGAAGGAGAGAGATCACTGGGGAGGCTGATGGTCGAGGCCAGAGATGGTGCTGGCTGAGGCCAGGGCGCTGGCAGCAGTGGTGCTGAGAAGTGGTCGGATTCTGGATGTATTGGGAAGTTAGAGCCAACAGAATTGGTTGAAGGGTTTGGCATGGCATATGAGAGACGGAGGAGTTAAGGATTACTCCAGGCATCCTGGCCTGAGCAACGAGAAGGAAGGAGTTGGCACATGAAGAGATGGGAAGATGGTGGGAGGAACAAGTCCGTGAGGGAAGTTCATGGGAGAATGGAAATCATGAGCGCAATTTCGGATATGTTGTGTGCAATGTTCTTTAGCTATCTATATCTGCTAGGATACAGCTGAAAATCCCAAATAACACCATCTTAAAGAAAATAGAACTTTATCTCTTGCATGT is a genomic window of Kogia breviceps isolate mKogBre1 chromosome 12, mKogBre1 haplotype 1, whole genome shotgun sequence containing:
- the RIBC2 gene encoding RIB43A-like with coiled-coils protein 2, whose product is MEVAQPKDLEEDFGLAKRRYAELRRQKRIFNARNRIIGGDKEAWDVQVYDQKIKEATEKAVQETFAAEMRQNDKIACISEDRERRDRKNLCKAINDFQQSFQKPETHRELDLSDPLALKKDLPAQQSDNDARNTISGMQKFMGEDFNFYQRKKFQEEQNREWSLQQQREWKIARANQKCAEDLYLKTRLQLDETAKHLQNLESTTRKAVCAAVKEFNKNQALKSSAKKIQEKKQDQEDNLAEISNLLRGDLLSENPQQAASSFGPRRVVPDRWKGMSREQLGHIRLVQKQQVQEKLRLQEEERQRDTGWDRQRVQQARAALLFERQQQRQQRDLRRALDCNNLSLAKEQLSQSVPGGEMGVRVGRAGRGGWDQVRVKGGIIKGIRLGESGGRRWPCRAQRAGTVLSWTPGSPSLNPSHPRGSGPLGYISPEAL